One Acidobacteriota bacterium genomic window, AGTCGCGATAACGCGGCCACTGGCAAAATCTGCGCGCCGCAGCATATTTAGGTGTGATGCGACACACGAATGAGATTCTGCTGCCCTATCCTCCGCCGACATCGTCTGCGGAGGAATCGCTGCCGCAGCTGCCGTCACCGGGGTGGTTCCGTCGAGTCGAGCGGGACGCCTCCCACTTTCTCGCACGCTATCTGCTGCCCTGGGTGCCGGGAATCGATCGCCCCTACTCGGCGATCCTGGAGCGTCAACTACAGGTTCGGAATCTGGCGGTCACGATCGACGGCATGCCGTCTGCGTTCCACGGCTTCAAGATCCTGTTTCTATCGGACATCCATGCCGGACCGTTTCTCCGTCCTGCGACGCTGAGCCGTTGCGTCACTCGACTCCTCGCCCGAGAGCCCGACCTGATCGTCATCGCAGGGGACATCGTCACGTCGTCGATCGCCGAGTACGTCGCCGTCCGCGAGTCGTTCCGTCGTCTGACCGCGGCGGCGGACTGTTTTACCGTTCTCGGCAATCACGATCACTATGCCGACCGAGTGGGCGATCTACAGTCACTGCTCGAAGAAGACGGCATTCATGTTCTGACCAACCGCAGTGTCCCACTCGAGCGATGCGGCGCGAAGATCACGCTCGCCGGTATCGACGACCTCCTGATGGGGCGGCCCGACTTCACCGCTGCGCTGCGAGAGGCCTCCGGGCCGGTTGTGCTTCTCACGCACCATCCCGATGTGATGTACGAGGCGGCCAAGCGCGGTGTCGATCTAGTGCTGGCGGGACACACACACGGCGGCCAGATTCGATTTGGAGGATTCCCGCCGCTGGTCCGACAGAGTCGGCTGGGCTTCCATGAGGGACGATTCCGCTGCGCGAGAACACGCATGCTCGTCTCGCGGGGCATGGGCGTCGTCGGCTTGCCGATCCGTGCCGCGTGTGACCCGGAGGCGTGGATCTTGACCCTGCAGGATTCTCGGGAGTCAGTCGACGGCGTGAGTGACGCGCTCGGTGACTTCCCCTAACGATCCACGGCCGTCGATCCGTCGTAGGAGACCACGATCCTCGTAGTAGGGGATCAGCGGCGCCGTCTTCTGGTGGTATTCCCGCAGACGCTTTCCGAAGACCTCGGCGGTGTCATCGGGTCGCTGGATCAGGCGGGCCGCGAGGTCCTCGGGCGGTGGGTCGAAGGTAACGTGGTAGACCCTGCCACTCTCGGGATCGCTTCGTCGTCCGGTGATGCGATCCAGAAGCTCCGAGTCGTCGACCTCCAGCAGGAGCACGTGATCGAGTGGGGCACCGCGCTCGAGCAGGACGCCGTCGAGCGCCTCGGCCTGAGCCACCGTACGCGGGTAGCCATCGAGCAGGAACCCGCCGCGACAGTCATCGTCGGCGAGACGCTCGGAGGCGAGGCGGTTGACGAGATCGTCGGGGACCAGCCGGCCCGTGTTGGCGTACTCGGCGACCTCGACTCCCAGCGGGCTGCCGGATCGGATTGCCGCGCGGATGATGTCTCCGGTGGATATCTGCGGGATGTCGAATCGTTCGATGAGGTTTTTGGACTGGGTGCCTTTTCCTGCACCCGGGGGGCCGAGGAAGATCAGATTCATGGGCTAGCTCCAGAGGGCAGTTCGGTCCCGTGTGGGATCAGAAAAAACCAAGCGTGACCTTGGCGGCCTCGGACATCATGTCCTTGTCCCACGGAGGATCCCAGACGAGTTCGACCCGAACCTCTTTCACCTGCTCGAGGCTGCGGATCTTCGTCTCGACCTCACCGGGCAACGACCCGGCCACGGGGCACGCAGGCGACGTCAGGGTCATCTTCACGTCGACGTTGTCCTGGTCATCGGCCTTGACCGAATAGATCAGGCCGAGTTCCCAGATGTCGACAGGGATCTCCGGGTCATAGCAGGTCTTGATCATCTCGGTGACCGCCTGCTCGATTTCCGCAGCGCGTGTATTTTGAGCTTCTGTCATCTTGAAGTTCTCGTTATTCGGTCGTCACGGGCTGGTCGGGGGCTTCGCCCGCCTTGAGCGCCGCTCGAAGGGTATGCCAGGCCAGGGTTGCACACTTGACCCGCATTGGAAACTCCTGCACTCCGGCGAACACGCGTAGCTTCCCCAGCGCCTCGACCGGTGTGTCGCCACCGCGAACCAGTTCGGTGAACGAATCGAAGAGCGTCCGAACCTGCTCGTGGGTCATCCCGGGGAGGGCCTCGCTCATCATCGAGGCCGATGCCGTCGAGATGGCGCAGCCGCAACCGTCGAACTTGACGGACAGGATCTTGTCGCCGTCGCTCTTGACGTAGACACGGATCCGGTCCCCGCAGAGCGGGTTGTGGCCGTCCGCCGTTCCATCGGCATCGTCGAGCGCCCCGAAGTTCCGGGGCCGCTTGCCGTGGTCGAGGATGGTCTCCTGGTAGAGTTCGCGTAGGTCCGACATCAGTCCGTCACCCGTTCATCCCGTCATCCCATCATTCGAATCGCTGAGTCGATCGCCTCGATCAGGAGATCGACATCGTCGGTATCGTTATAGCAGGCAAACGAGGCGCGGACCGTCGAGGGCACCCCGTAGAAATCCATGACGGGCTGGGCACAATGGTGGCCCGCCCGAACGGCGACCCCTTCGGCGTCCAGCATCTGGCCCACGTCATGGGGGTGGATCCCGTCGACTTCGAACGAGACGACCCCGGATCGGACCCGGGGATGGCCGATCATCCGGATATGGGGATGATCGGACAATCGCTGTGCCGCATAGCCGACGACCCGCTGGTCGTGGCGTTGGATCCGGTCGAGTCCCAACGAGCCGAGGTAATCTGCCGCCGCCCCCAGTCCGATGAGTCCGGCAATATTGGGCGTGCCGGCCTCGAACCGATAAGGCGGATCCTTGTAGGTCGAGTGACCGGCCTGTACCGACAGGATCATCTCGCCGCCCCCGAAGAACGGGGGTAGCTCGAGGAGTCGCTCGTACTTGCCGTACAGCACGCCGGTGCCGGTGGGTCCCAGCATCTTGTGCCCCGACAGGGCGAAGTAGTCGCAGTCGAGGGCCTTCACATCGACCGGTTCGTGAACCATCGCCTGCGCGCCGTCGACGAACACCTGGGCGCCGGCGTCGTGACAGAGGGGAATGATCGTCTCGAGGGGGTTTCTGGTGCCGAGGGCGTTGGATGTATGGGAGAGCGCCACCAGCCGTGTTCGATCACACAGTAGCCGCTTCAGCTCGTCGAGCTCCAGGTCGCCGTTCTCACCGATCGGAACCACCCGCAGGTTCGCGCCGGCGCGCTTACAAAGCATCTGCCACGGGACCAGGTTCGAATGGTGTTCCAGGCGGGTGACGATGATCTCATCGCCTGCATGAACGAAGCGCTGACCGAACGCGTGGGCCACGAGATTGACCGCGTTCGTCGTTCCGCTCGTGAAGACGATCTCGTCGCGGGACGCGGCACCGACGAAGTGTTGCAGCTTGTCTCGGGCAGACTCGTAGGCCACCGTGGCCGAGGTGCTGAGGTCGTGAATCCCGCGGTGAACATTGGCACACGATTCTTCGTAGTGCTCCCGTACCGCGTCAAGGACGACCTGCGGCTTCTGCGATGTCGCGGCGCTGTCCAGATAGACCCGTCGCTTGCCCCGCACCGGTTTGGCGAGCAAGGGGAAGTCGGCACGAACCGAGCGAGTGTCCAGCTCGGAGGAATCGACGGCATCCTGAACCGGCCGAGTCATGCACTTCGCTCCACGGCGGGGAGACGCTCCGCGATCGCCTTCTCGAGGGACTCGCGAAGGGGTTCGATGTCGACCTTGTCGAGCACCTCGCCGGCGAATGACGCCAGCATCAATCTCCTGGCCTCGCTTACCGGGATGCCGCGGCTCCGCATGTAGAAGATCGCGTCGTCGTCGAGTTGGCCGATGGTCGCTCCATGCGTGCACTTGACGTCGTCCGCGTAGATCTCCAACTGGGGTCGTGTCTGGGCCAGAGCCGTCTTGGACAACAGGATGTTGGGATTGCTCTGTTTCGCGTCGATCTTCTGGGCATCTTCTCGGACGATGATGCGTCCGTTGAAGACGGTTCGAGACTTGTCGTCGAGGATGCCCTTGAACAGCTCACGGCTACCGCAATTGGGCCGGGCGTGGTCAATGACGGTGTGGTTGTCGACGTGTTGACGGTCGCGTGTGACGTACAGGCCGCCCATGTCGCAGTAGCCCCCCTCGCCGTCCAGGACCGCTCGAATGTCGTGGCGGGAGAGCTGGCTGCCGAGATCCACATGCAGCGTCGTGTGGTGACTGTCGCGTCCTTGAACACTCTCGGTCGTGGCGATGTGGTAGCCGACGGGGGACTCGTGTTGGACCCGGTAATGTTTGACGTTGCTTCGATCGCCGATCTTCCAATCCGTCACGCAGTTATTGAGATAATGCGATTCGCCGGCACCGAAGTAGCGCTCGATCACGGTGACGGAACAGCCGTCACCGACGATGACGAGGTTCCTGCACTGATTCAGGAGAACAGAGTCCGCACGCAAGCGGTGCTGAATCTCGATGGGTTCCGCGATCGAGCAGCCGTCGCCCACGTGGATCAACGCCGCGTCATCGAAGAGCGCATCGTTGAGGGCTCGGAACGATTGACGATCGCGTTCGCTGGAAAAGTGTTGGGTCGCCAGATCTCGAACCTTGTCGGGGGCGTCGCCGAGGCGGCCGACGAAGAGCCCCTTCGGCAGCGAGTCCAGTCGAGAGTGCTCGGGGTCGAACCGACCATGGGTCAGCACGATGCGCGGTCCGCCGAAATCCAGTCCCGCGTCGCCGTCGAACTCTGCATCGTTCAGCGAGCCTGCGGGGAAGTCGGAGGTGACGAACTCCTCGTTGACGATCGAAGAGATGTTGGTGCTGCGCCACGCCTCGTTCCGAGTCGTCGGTACGCCCAGATCCGAGAAGCTGGAGCGCCCCGCGGCACGATTGGGGCGTAACCACTCAGGATCGTCGGCCTCCAGTCGTCGGCTTCTTGTATCGAACCGCTCGAGAAGCCGATCCGCCGATTGACGATCCATGGTGTCGCTCACGATGCCGCCTCGATCCAACCGTAGCCCTTCTCCTCCAGTTCAAGTGCCAGCCCCCGATCACCCGATCGGATGATGCGTCCACCCGCGAGGACGTGGACCTTGTCGGGGACGATGTAGTCGAGGAGACGCTGGTAATGGGTGATCACGACCATCGAGCGATCGGGGCTGCGCAACTTGTTGACACCCTCCGCCACGATCTTGAGGGCGTCGATATCGAGACCCGAGTCCGTTTCGTCAAGGACGGCGAGTTTGGGTTCGAGGACGCTCATCTGAAAAATTTCGTTACGCTTCTTCTCGCCACCGGAGAATCCGGAGTTCACCGAACGCTTGAGGAACTTCTCGTCCATCTCGACAAGCTGCAGTTTCTCGCGGGCGAGTGCCATGAAATCGATGGCGTCAAGCTCTCCTTCGCCGCGATGCTTGCGGATCGAATTGACTGCGGTCTTCATGAACTGGACGGTGCTGACGCCGGCGATCTCCAGTGGGTACTGGAACGCCATGAACACGCCCGCGCAGGCTCGTTCTTCGGGACTCAGTTCCAGGAGGTCGGTCCCGTCCAACGTGACGCTCCCGTCGGTGACCTCGTACGTCTCGCGTCCGGCCAGGACGCCGGCCAGTGTGCTCTTGCCGGAGCCGTTGGGCCCCATGACCGCATGAACCTCGCCCTGACCGACGGTCAGATCGATGCCACGCAAAATCTCGACATTCTCGCCATCAACCCGCGCGTGCAGGTTCCGAATCTCTAGCATGATTTCCTCATCGGGCGCGGTCGTTATCCGACGCTGCCCTCAAGACTGACTTCGAGTAGTTTCTGAGCCTCGACCGCGAACTCCATTGGTAGTTCGCGAAAGACCTCCTTGCAAAATCCATTAACAATCATCGAGACGGCGTCCTCGGCGGAGATGCCGCGTTGCTGGCAGTAGAAGATCTGGTCCTCGCCGATCTTCGACGTGGTTGCCTCGTGCTCCATCGTCGCGGTCGGGTTTGCGACATCGATGTAAGGGAACGTGTGGGCGCTGCAGCGATCGCCGATCAGCATCGAATCGCACTGCGAGTAATTGCGTGCGGAGTCCGCTCCCTTGTTGATCTTTACCTGACCGCGGTAGGTGTTCTTGCCTCGCCCGGCAGAGATGCCCTTCGAGACGATCGTGCTCTTCGTGTTCTTGCCGATGTGAATCATCTTGGTGCCGGTGTCGGCCTGCTGGAAGTTGTTCGTCAACGCGACGGAATAGAACTCTCCAACGGAGTTGTCGCCCTTGAGGATGCAGCTGGGATACTTCCAGGTGATGGCCGAGCCGGTCTCTACCTGGGTCCACGAGATCTTCGAGTTGCGTCCCTGACACATGCCCCGTTTGGTCACGAAGTTGTAGATTCCGCCCTTGCCGTTCTTGTCACCCGGGTACCAGTTCTGAACGGTCGAATACTTGATCTGCGCATCGTCGAGCGCCACGAGTTCGACGACAGCCGCATGGAGTTGGTTCTCGTCGCGCATCGGCGCCGTGCAGCCCTCAAGGTAGCTGACCTGACTGCCTTCCTCGGCGACGATCAGGGTGCGCTCGAACTGGCCGGTGTTTGCGGCGTTGATTCGGAAATACGTGGACAGCTCCATCGGGCAGCGGACGCCCTTGGGGATATAGACGAAGGACCCGTCGCTGAAAACCGCCGCGTTCAGTGCCGCAAAAAAGTTGTCCGTGTAAGGGACCACGGAGCCGAGCCACTTCCGGATCAGCTCGGGGTGTTCCTGGACGGCTTCGGAGAACGAGCAGAACACGATTCCGAGCTCCGACAGTTTGCCCTTGAACGTCGTAGCCACGGAGACGCTATCGAAGACCGCGTCAACGGCGACACCGGCCAGGCGTGCCCGTTCCTCCAGCGGGATGCCGAGCTTCTCGTAGGTGCGAAGGAGCTCTGGATCCACGTCGTCGAGGCTCTTGGGTGCGTCTTCGGCGGACTTCGGCGCGGAGAAGTAGACGATCTCCTGGTAATCGATCGGTGGGTAATCAACAAAAGCCCAGGTCGGTTCCGTCATCGTCTTCCAATGACGGAAGGCCTTGAGTCGCCATTCGAGCATGAACTCGGGTTCGTTCTTCTTGGCGGAGATGGCGCGGACGACGTCCTCGTTGAGGCCGGGGGGGAAGGAGTCCGCCTCGATGTCCGTCACGAAGCCCCACTCGTAATCTCGTGCGGCCAGTCGTTCTACAGTCTCGGTCGTTGTCGGTTTCATGTCGTTAGCTGTCCTCAGTCGGTGCGGTGTCGACGACCTGGGTTAAGTTTGAGCGGTGGATCACCATCTCTGAAATTGGAACACCCTCGAGGGCCCGTTCGATCTCGGCGCTGATTCGACCCCAGTTGGGGCGGGTCGGGCAACGGGCCTCTTGATCGCAGACGCCGGGTTCGGCGCCACACTGGACCATGCTGATCGGTCCCTCGATCGCGCGCACGACTTCCGCCACCGAAGTCTCGCTGGCGGATCGCTCCAGTGCGTAGCCACCGCTGACGCCGCGATGGGACGTGAGGATCTTCTCTTTTGCCAGGCTGCGCAGGATCTTGCTGACCATCGGAACGGTCAGACCGCACCAGGAGGCGATCTCCCGGGCGGTGTAGACCACGCCGGGCGGGTGTCCGGCAAGATGGCCCAGCACCATCACCGCGTAATCCGACTCCTTGGTGATCCGAATCATGTCGAACCTCGGCCGTGAATTCTAAAGCCTACTTAAATAGTATGGATTAGGTAGTTTACCGCGATCCCCGAATTTTTCCAGGGAATCGGGACGAAAACTTGGCAAACCGAAAGAAATACCCCGGCCCCGGAGCGTCTCGAATCTGAGACAATCCAGGTTTTCCGTCTCAGCAGACGAGAAAGCTCACCGGGCCGCCCCATATCGGGAAAACGGCCCCAAATCGAGTCTCAGGAATGAGACGGCGGGATCTCTCGGACGGACGGACCAGGGTGGCCTAACCTCATTTGTTTCATGGACTTAGGAAAAATTTTCGCCTCACGGCCCCACCTGGACCCGATCTTGCGATAGGAGTGGGGGACACGCGGCCGGAACCGCCTGGAGGTAGACGATGCGCAACCGAACGATCCCGATGAGCTTTTACAGGAATCTCTTCGTCGTCCTGACGCTGGCCCTCGTCGCCGGCATCCCGACGGCGTCGGCCGCGTGCAGCCACGTCGATCTTCCATCGGCCACCGTACTTCCCGGCGGCGCATCGGTGAACGCCGGTCGGCTCTCGGTTTGCCGCCAGCCCGATTTCTCGCCGTCCCTGGCGCGACACACGGTTCGCTGGAACGGCATGGCGGTCTCCACGATGATGAGTCAGCGAGGCAGCAGCGAGTCGGATACGTCCCTCGTCCCGTTCTTTACCTTCTCCCGCGACATTCTGGGCCGACTCCACCTCACAGCGTTCGCCGTCCCCGGCGGAGACGGCATGGACACCTTCCGACCGGCACCGCCGCGTCGCAAGAGCCGGCCGGTTCCGGCGACTCCACGTGTGACGACCGAGGAGATCTATCTGGCCGCGGCCCGAGACTGATCTGCAAGGATCCCGGGCACGGGTCCATCCAACGTCCCCAAGGCAGGCCGCGAGGCCGTCGGCCATTCCCTCCCGGAACCGACGGTCTCGCGGCCGAGTTTCCATGGGGAGTGCGCAATCCACCTGACGCCTGCTAGGCTTTTTGCCTCATGCCCGCGTTAAGCCTTCTTGGTCCCCAGCGGTTCCAACCCACGGTGGGCCCAGCACTCGATGCTCTCGATG contains:
- the sufC gene encoding Fe-S cluster assembly ATPase SufC — encoded protein: MLEIRNLHARVDGENVEILRGIDLTVGQGEVHAVMGPNGSGKSTLAGVLAGRETYEVTDGSVTLDGTDLLELSPEERACAGVFMAFQYPLEIAGVSTVQFMKTAVNSIRKHRGEGELDAIDFMALAREKLQLVEMDEKFLKRSVNSGFSGGEKKRNEIFQMSVLEPKLAVLDETDSGLDIDALKIVAEGVNKLRSPDRSMVVITHYQRLLDYIVPDKVHVLAGGRIIRSGDRGLALELEEKGYGWIEAAS
- a CDS encoding metallophosphoesterase, encoding MRHTNEILLPYPPPTSSAEESLPQLPSPGWFRRVERDASHFLARYLLPWVPGIDRPYSAILERQLQVRNLAVTIDGMPSAFHGFKILFLSDIHAGPFLRPATLSRCVTRLLAREPDLIVIAGDIVTSSIAEYVAVRESFRRLTAAADCFTVLGNHDHYADRVGDLQSLLEEDGIHVLTNRSVPLERCGAKITLAGIDDLLMGRPDFTAALREASGPVVLLTHHPDVMYEAAKRGVDLVLAGHTHGGQIRFGGFPPLVRQSRLGFHEGRFRCARTRMLVSRGMGVVGLPIRAACDPEAWILTLQDSRESVDGVSDALGDFP
- a CDS encoding SUF system NifU family Fe-S cluster assembly protein — encoded protein: MSDLRELYQETILDHGKRPRNFGALDDADGTADGHNPLCGDRIRVYVKSDGDKILSVKFDGCGCAISTASASMMSEALPGMTHEQVRTLFDSFTELVRGGDTPVEALGKLRVFAGVQEFPMRVKCATLAWHTLRAALKAGEAPDQPVTTE
- the sufB gene encoding Fe-S cluster assembly protein SufB, whose product is MKPTTTETVERLAARDYEWGFVTDIEADSFPPGLNEDVVRAISAKKNEPEFMLEWRLKAFRHWKTMTEPTWAFVDYPPIDYQEIVYFSAPKSAEDAPKSLDDVDPELLRTYEKLGIPLEERARLAGVAVDAVFDSVSVATTFKGKLSELGIVFCSFSEAVQEHPELIRKWLGSVVPYTDNFFAALNAAVFSDGSFVYIPKGVRCPMELSTYFRINAANTGQFERTLIVAEEGSQVSYLEGCTAPMRDENQLHAAVVELVALDDAQIKYSTVQNWYPGDKNGKGGIYNFVTKRGMCQGRNSKISWTQVETGSAITWKYPSCILKGDNSVGEFYSVALTNNFQQADTGTKMIHIGKNTKSTIVSKGISAGRGKNTYRGQVKINKGADSARNYSQCDSMLIGDRCSAHTFPYIDVANPTATMEHEATTSKIGEDQIFYCQQRGISAEDAVSMIVNGFCKEVFRELPMEFAVEAQKLLEVSLEGSVG
- a CDS encoding SUF system Fe-S cluster assembly regulator, yielding MIRITKESDYAVMVLGHLAGHPPGVVYTAREIASWCGLTVPMVSKILRSLAKEKILTSHRGVSGGYALERSASETSVAEVVRAIEGPISMVQCGAEPGVCDQEARCPTRPNWGRISAEIERALEGVPISEMVIHRSNLTQVVDTAPTEDS
- a CDS encoding DUF59 domain-containing protein; translation: MTEAQNTRAAEIEQAVTEMIKTCYDPEIPVDIWELGLIYSVKADDQDNVDVKMTLTSPACPVAGSLPGEVETKIRSLEQVKEVRVELVWDPPWDKDMMSEAAKVTLGFF
- a CDS encoding adenylate kinase, which encodes MNLIFLGPPGAGKGTQSKNLIERFDIPQISTGDIIRAAIRSGSPLGVEVAEYANTGRLVPDDLVNRLASERLADDDCRGGFLLDGYPRTVAQAEALDGVLLERGAPLDHVLLLEVDDSELLDRITGRRSDPESGRVYHVTFDPPPEDLAARLIQRPDDTAEVFGKRLREYHQKTAPLIPYYEDRGLLRRIDGRGSLGEVTERVTHAVD
- a CDS encoding cysteine desulfurase, whose translation is MTRPVQDAVDSSELDTRSVRADFPLLAKPVRGKRRVYLDSAATSQKPQVVLDAVREHYEESCANVHRGIHDLSTSATVAYESARDKLQHFVGAASRDEIVFTSGTTNAVNLVAHAFGQRFVHAGDEIIVTRLEHHSNLVPWQMLCKRAGANLRVVPIGENGDLELDELKRLLCDRTRLVALSHTSNALGTRNPLETIIPLCHDAGAQVFVDGAQAMVHEPVDVKALDCDYFALSGHKMLGPTGTGVLYGKYERLLELPPFFGGGEMILSVQAGHSTYKDPPYRFEAGTPNIAGLIGLGAAADYLGSLGLDRIQRHDQRVVGYAAQRLSDHPHIRMIGHPRVRSGVVSFEVDGIHPHDVGQMLDAEGVAVRAGHHCAQPVMDFYGVPSTVRASFACYNDTDDVDLLIEAIDSAIRMMG
- the sufD gene encoding Fe-S cluster assembly protein SufD, which gives rise to MSDTMDRQSADRLLERFDTRSRRLEADDPEWLRPNRAAGRSSFSDLGVPTTRNEAWRSTNISSIVNEEFVTSDFPAGSLNDAEFDGDAGLDFGGPRIVLTHGRFDPEHSRLDSLPKGLFVGRLGDAPDKVRDLATQHFSSERDRQSFRALNDALFDDAALIHVGDGCSIAEPIEIQHRLRADSVLLNQCRNLVIVGDGCSVTVIERYFGAGESHYLNNCVTDWKIGDRSNVKHYRVQHESPVGYHIATTESVQGRDSHHTTLHVDLGSQLSRHDIRAVLDGEGGYCDMGGLYVTRDRQHVDNHTVIDHARPNCGSRELFKGILDDKSRTVFNGRIIVREDAQKIDAKQSNPNILLSKTALAQTRPQLEIYADDVKCTHGATIGQLDDDAIFYMRSRGIPVSEARRLMLASFAGEVLDKVDIEPLRESLEKAIAERLPAVERSA